The following coding sequences are from one Candidatus Borkfalkia ceftriaxoniphila window:
- a CDS encoding ArsR/SmtB family transcription factor, which translates to MEYVEILKALGESTRLKIFEMLQNGQLCACKILEQLHITQPTLSHHMKILCDCGLVKAEKDWKWTYYSIDCEKLQGLILFLNHTKCMQTKK; encoded by the coding sequence ATGGAATATGTCGAAATACTGAAAGCATTGGGAGAAAGCACAAGACTTAAAATTTTCGAAATGTTGCAAAACGGGCAACTTTGCGCCTGTAAAATATTGGAGCAACTCCACATTACGCAGCCGACACTTTCTCATCATATGAAAATACTTTGCGATTGCGGGCTTGTAAAAGCAGAAAAAGATTGGAAATGGACATATTACTCTATCGATTGTGAAAAATTGCAAGGGTTGATTTTGTTTTTGAATCATACAAAGTGTATGCAAACGAAAAAATAG